GTGATTATCGATTCACATTGCCATCTAAATATTTTGCCAGAAGACAAAGTGGGCAGCGTTGAAGAGGTATTGGCCAATGCCAAAGAGCTGGGTGTGGAAAAAGTCTTGTGCGTGGCGATTAATCCAGAGCAGTGGCATGAAGTAATCGCCTTGGCGGAAAAGCACCCGCAAGTTTATGCCTCAATCGGCGTTCACCCTTGCGAAGACAAAGAAGTGGTCGTCACCGATGAGCAGTTGATCGAAGCGGCCTCTCACCCGAAAGTTTTGGCGATCGGCGAAGTCGGGCTGGATTATTTTCATTTTGAAAACGAGCCGGATATGAGTTGGCAGCACGAACGTTTCAAGCAGCATATTCGCATCGCCAAACAGTTGGATAAGCCGTTGATTATCCATACACGTAACTCTACTCCGGATTGTTTGAGCATTTTGGAACAAGAAGGTGCCGATGAAGTGGGCGGCATTATGCACTGTTTTGTCGAGGATATGGCTACCGCCGAACGTGCCATGGCGATTAATTTCTATATTTCGTTTTCCGGTATCGTCACCTTCAAGAATGCCAAAGAACTCAAAGAAGTGGCGGCACAGATGCCTTTAGATCGAATTTTGGTGGAGACCGATTCACCTTATCTGGCACCGGTGCCTTATCGTGGTAAAACCAATCAGCCTGGCTATACCCACTACGTGGTGCAGGAGATTGCCGATTTGAAGGCCTTGCCTTTCGAGTCGGTGGCGCAAGCCACCACCGATAATTTTAATCGCCTTTTCAAACAAGCAAGTTAAGGCGGTACAAAATGCGTGGTTATGCACAGGAAATGCCAAAACAAAAGGTCAAAGTAACGGCTTTAAGTGAGCACTCCTATACTTGGCAACGTATTTTCAATTTGGTTAAGCGCCATAAACCGGCGTTAATCAAAGCGCATATTATTGCGCTTCTGGCAATGCTCGCCACGGTGCCTTTACCGTTGCTATTGCCCATTCTGGTGGATGAGGTATTACTGAATCAACCCGGATTTATCGTTAATACCTTAAATAACTGGGTATCGCCTAGCTGGCACGGTCCTGTCTATTATATTGTTGCCATTACCATTGTAACCGTCGTACTGCGTTTTGCCGGACTGCTGTTTGGAGTCTGGCAGATGCAGCAGTTCACCGTGATTGCCAAAGAGGTCACCTTTCAAATTCGCCGCGATCTATTGGCCAAGGTGCAACATGTTGCTATGGCGCAGTATGAAACCATGGGTAGCGGTAGTGTTTCAGCGACTATGGTGAACGATGTTAATACCATCGATACTTTTCTTGGTACAACCGTTAGCAAATTGTTGATTGCGCTGTTCAGTCTGGTTGGGGTGACCGCGGTATTGCTTTGGCTTAACTGGCAGTTGGCGCTGTTTATTCTGTTTATGAACCCGCTGGTAATCTATTTCACCATGCGCATGGGGCGTAAGGTCAAAACGCTGAAAAAAGATGAAAACTCGGCTTTAGATATTTTTCAGCAATCCTTAACCGAGACGCTTGATGCGCTGCAGCAGGTGCGCGCCGCCAATCAGGACAGATCGTTTTTCGATCGCATTCGCGGCAATGCGTTGGACATTAAAAAGACCTCGGAGGCCTTTACCTGGAAAAGTGATGCGGCCAGTCGTTTCTCGTTTATGATTTTTTTGGTCGGTTTCGATATTTTCCGCGGTGCCAGTATGCTGATGGTGGTGTTTTCCGATCTGTCCATCGGGCAGATGATGGCGGTATTCGGTTATCTTTGGTTTATGATGGGGCCGGTTCAGGAGGTCTTGGCGATTCAGTACGGTTACAGTGCCGCGAGCGGCGCTTTGCAACGTATCAACGAGGTATTGGATTTACAACAAGAGCCGCGTTATCAAGAAAAGCATAATCCGTTTATCGGTGCTGACCCGGTATCGGTTTCCGTCAAAGATTTGTGTTTTAAATATCCGGGTAAAAACGATACCGTCTTGCAAAACCTCAACTTTACCATTGCACCGGGGGAGAAGTTGGCACTGGTGGGTGCCAGCGGCGGCGGCAAAACCACGCTGGTGCAATTGCTGCTCGGGTTTTATGAAGCCAGTAGTGGACAGGTGCTCTATGACAATGTGCCGATAGAGCAGATAGGTCAATCCGTAGTTCGCGAACATGTCGCCACCGTACTGCAGCATCCGGCACTGTTCAACCAAACCATCCGTTTTAATCTGACGCTTGGCCAGGAGATTGATGATGACAAGCTCTGGCAGGCATTAGAACTGGCTCAGCTGGCGGATAAGATTAAAGAGTTGGATAAGCAGCTCGATGCAGTTGTCGGGCGCAGTGGTATCAAGCTTTCCGGTGGTCAGCGTCAACGTCTGGCAATTGCGCGCATGATTCTACAAGATCCGAAAGTGGTGATTATGGATGAGGCCACCTCGGCATTGGATATGGAAACCGAACGCCAGTTGTATCAAGATCTGGCACCGTTTTTAGAAAACCGTACCACCTTGATTGTCGCGCATCGTTTAAGCTCGATTCGTCAGGCCGATCGCATTATGGTATTTGAAGACGGTCATATTATCGAATCCGGCAGTCATGATGAGTTAATACAGCAGGAGGGGACTTATCACAAGCTGTATCGCTAACAGCGTGGTGAGAAATGGCAGGCAATAAAAAAGCCGGAGAGAATTATCATTCCGGCCTTTTTGTTTGCAGCGGAATTTTCAATTATTTCAGCTTGCAATCCAACTGATAGGCCACCTTCATGGTGTTTTCCAATAAGGTCGCGATAGTCATCGGACCAACGCCGCCCGGAACCGGTGTGATCCAGCTGGCTTTTTCTTTGGCTACATCATATTCAACGTCACCACAAAGCTTGCCATCGTCCATACGGTTGATACCGACATCAATGACAATTGCGCCGTCTTTAATCCAGTCACCTTTGACCATGTTCGGAATCCCGACACCGACCACGACTAAGTCCGCGCGGCCAACCTGTTCCGCCAAATCTTTGGTCGCACTGTGACAAATCGTTACGGTAGCGCGTTCATTTAACAGTTCCAACATCATCGGTACACCAACGATATTCGACGCGCCGACCACAACCGCATTCAAACCACGCAATGGAATCCCTGTTTTTGCCAACATGGTCATAACACCGTGTGGCGTGCAAGGCATTAGTTGCGGCATACGTGTCGCCAAACGACCGACATTGTATGGGTGGAAGCCATCGACATCTTTGCAAGGGTGAATACGTTCGATGATTTCTTCCGGGTTGATATGGTCCGGAACCGGTAACTGCACAATAATACCGTGTACATCATCATCCGCATTTAGCTTATCGATTAATGCCAACACTTCCTCTTGTGAAGTCGAAGCCGGTAAGACTTCAGAGACATCTTTAAAACCGGCTTTTTCACAAGCCAGTTTTTTATTGCGCACATAAACTTGAGAAGCCGGGTCTTCACCAACCATAATCACCGCAAGGCCAGGGCGCTTATTTCCCTGGGCAACTTGACGTTCCACTTCGTCTTTAATTGAGTTGCGTAACTCTTCTGCAATCGCTTTACCGTCAAGAATTTTTGCGGTCATCGCTGGCTCCTTAAAATCATTTAGCTGAATATGAGAAAAATAATGTCGATTATTTTAACCGATTTCTTAAATTTCAGAAAAAAAAGCCATTATTTAAAAGGTTTTTTTATAGAGTCGAAAATGCCGGCAAAATCGCAATCTATATTGAATCAAATAATGAATCAAATACTTAGCAAAAGCCCGCTGGAGCGGGCGTAAAATATATGCGAAAAAAACCATTTTTTTTATAAATAGCAGTTGACAGTTTTCGGGGGCGTCTATACAATACGCCCCATCTTACGGAGTGTAGCGCAGCTTGGTAGCGCACCTGTTTTGGGTACAGGTGGTCGGGGGTTCAAATCCCTCCACTCCGACCATATTCTGATTATGGTGAAGACAAATCTGTTGTTTTCACCATAATGAGTCAAAAGGTTCGATAGAGCGCCCATAGCACAACTGGATAGTGCATCGCCCTTCTAAGGCGAGGGTTTCAGGTTCGAATCCTGATGGGCGTGCCATTTTTGGTTCGTTTATCAATATCTACCATGGCGGATGTAGCTCAGTTGGTAGAGCCCAGGATTGTGATTCCTGTTGTCGCGGGTTCGATCCCCGTCATTCGCCCCATTTTCTTTATGTTTTTATCTCAATTCTTAGATAAGGGCATTTCTGTTCGGAGTGTAGCGCAGCTTGGTAGCGCACCTGTTTTGGGTACAGGTGGTCGGGGGTTCAAATCCCTCCACTCCGACCATTATCCTCATATTTATTATTCTTCAATATCTTTTTGCTTAATCCTGGTTCGACGATCTGTTTCTATAACTTTATTTTGAAGTTCTTTTCATTGATGTCTGAGGTTCAATTTAATCAAGTGACAATGCTTGTTTGATGGCTTTCAGGATATAGACCTCTATCATTCGTTCCATTTGCTTTATACTGTCTTTATAAGAGCTCTCCTCTTATAGGTTTATTTTTATTAAAGCCACTCTACAAATATTTGCTAAATTTATTACGCCATCATTCAAGCTATTCCAATGATTATCGGTGAGCTTAACCCGAATAAATTTATTGGAATCTTATTTTAATTTAAGGTGAATCAATGATCGATTTTGAAAAGTTTGAAGCGCAATTCGGTATGAATAAAGACGATTTTTTGATGTTTTTGGATGAGTTTGAACAAAGATTGACAGATGATCTGCCCGAACTTGAATCTTTATTGGCTCAGCTTGATTTTCCCAAAGTGTCTGCTGCGGCACATAAGCTAAAAACCCCAGCGGCAACCTTAGGTTTAACTAACTTGAACAGCTTGTTTTTAGCCATGGAGACAAATGCGAAGTCTGAGCCGGATATTGATTTTCTAAAAGAAAATATGAAAAAAATAGAAGAGGAATCCGCCTTGTTCCGTAAGGAGTTGAATGATTTCAAAAGCTAAGCGGGTGTTGCTGAGCCAAATCATATCTTGACACTGTGACAATCGCTAAATGGATTTTAGTTTGATCGATCTGCGCGTTGTATTATGCAAATTGATTTTTGATCTTTATTATTTCTTCTAACTCAGATTCAAACACCGATACCACTTTGGGATCGAAATGTTTTCCACTCAGATCCTTTATTAGTTCAATAGCGGCCTCAACCGTCCATTTTTGCATATAAGGTCTAGACGAAGTTAAAGAATCAAATACATCGGCAACGGCAACGATGCGACCTACCATGGGGATTTCATCACCAGCAAGCCCGTTTGGGTATCCCGAACCATCCCATTTTTCATGATGCGTCAAGGCGATCTCTTTGGCCATTGTCATCAAGTCACTGTCATTACCATCCAGTATTTGAGCACCTAATAAAGTGTGTTGCTTCATCACTTCCCACTCTTGAGCGTCAAGTTTCCCGGGTTTGCTTAGAATGCTATCGGGAATATTGATTTTCCCTATATCATGCATTGAGCTAGCATTTAAAATCAATTCACATTGATAGTCATCAAACCCCAGATTTTTAGCAAGGAGGGCGGAAATATTGCTTATACGAAGAATGTGGTTACCGTTTTCCTTTTCGTTGAACTCCGCCGCCCAACCTACACGTTGGATAATCTGCAAGCGTTCTTCATGTAGCTGTCGGGTGCGTTGCAGTACCATTTTTTCGAGATCTACTTTTTGCATGTACAGCGATTTATGAGCGAGTTGTATTTCAATTAGATTTTTCACTCGCACCAGTAGTTCATCGACTTTAAATGGCTTGGTAACGAAATCTCGAGCTCCAGCTTCTAGGGCTTTGACTAAAAACTGTTCGGTGTTTTGTGCGGTCAAAATCACAATAGGAGGAAGTAAAGGGTCATTCAATGCCTTTAGTTGTGCCATTACTTGATAGCCATCGCAATGTGGCATATTAAGGTCAAGTAAAATCAGGTCTGGGCGGTTGGTTTGATAGATGGCAGATACATTTCTGGGGTCGGTTTCTGTCAGTATCGATGTATAGCCGTTGTTGCTTAATATACGCTCCAGTAGTTTTAAATTGATTGGTTCATCATCTACTGCAAGAATTACCGCATTTTTAAACTCAGTGTCATTCATTGAATTTTCCGATTGTTTTCTGTTTGTGATGCTTTGCTTGAAAACATTAAATCACATTCACGATAAATAATCTTAACAGTGATTTAGCACCATTAGATGTATATGAATGGAACCTTACTTGAAAAATGATGATCCGTTCAGCACAAATTCTAGCGTGTATAAGTGGGCAGGTTTTATTTGTCGCTTTTATTGAATACTGAGTGAATCGGTCATGTCTAAGTGTTTCTAGCTCGGCATTTGGCCTCTATAAAGTCAATTTGAGATCTGCGCTACAAAAAAATGTGGCACGCTTATTTCTTTCTGATATATTGAGTTAAAAAATAATTCGGGAAAAATGATTAAAAGTCAGTGGTTAACTGGTTGTTATTCCAGTTTATTTAGTACTTTTGCCTATTTTTACCTGCCTGTATGGTTTTTATTGTCAGCTTTAAACCATGCGCTTTTAGAGGAGAGGTTTAATGAGTTCTGCCAAGGAATATATCCTGCCTGATGATTTGGTAATACTTTCAACATCTGATTTACAAGGCAATATTATCGACTACAACGCCGGCTTTCGCGAAGCCTCGGGGTACACAGATAAAGAAATTGCCGGTAAGCCACATAATATCCTCAGGCATGAAGATATGCCTAAAGAAGCTTTTCAAGATTTTTGGAATACCATACAGGCCGGCATGCCTTGGCGAGGACTGGTCAAAAATAAGCGCAAAAACGGTGATTATTACTGGGTAATGGCTAATGCTACCCCAATTATTGAAAACAAAAAAATCACCGGTTATCTTTCTGTTCGTTATCCTGCAACCGATGCTGAAAAACAATTCGCTACCAAGCTTTATGCGAATATCAAGGCAGGTAAAGCCTCATTTCCTTGGACTCAAAAAGAGTCTAAAATCAAAAAAATTGCAGCACCTCTAACAGGGGCTGTTGTTGCCGGTCTGGCTGCCTTTGGGTTGTTCATGAACACCCCTATGGACTCCGCAGCGACTGGCTTTTTTGTACTTAGCATTTTAACGATGCTATTTACCTTGGTGACCTTGTCTAAAACGAATTCAATCAATGAAAATCTGTTGAAAGGCATTGAAAATATCGCCAACGGCAAACTTCAGCAAATTGTTGAAGATAAATCTGAGCTTGGTTTTATGTTGAATATGATCAGAACCAGGGTGGCTGAGGCTGAAGCCAAAAACTATGACGCGGCAAAAGAGTCCGCCATTCTAACCACAGCGATGAGTAGCGCCAGTACTAACCTGATGGTTGCGGACGCAGACTTTAATATCACCAGTATCAACCAATCGTTAGCGGAAATGTTTAAACGCAATGAGCAGCGTATCCAGCAGGCGTTACCTGATTTCGATGCAAATGCCGTTGTCGGTTCCAATATGGATGTTTTCCATAAGGACCCGGCGCACCAAAGAAAGATGGTTGCTGCATTACGTGAGCCATGGAATGGCGATCTGTTCGTTTCGGACTTGATTCTTGAATTGACCGTGGTGCCGATCGTTCACAATAACAAAAATGACGGCTATGTGGTCGAATGGTTGGATAAGACGGATGAAATCAACAATATCAAAGATATCACTCGAGTGCTGCATCATATTGAGGAAGGCGATTTCAACTACCGTGTTGATGTACAGCCTGGCGATTTAGAGGAGTTGGGTAACGCCATCAATAGCACTATGACCACATTGGGCGGTGTCATGACGGCAATGAGCGATGTGATGTCCGCCCAAGCATCCGGGGATCTTACCCAAGAGCTGCCTAAGGGGGTTTTCAAAGGACAGGTGCATAACCTAAAAAATGCGATGAACTTTTCATCCAATAAAATGAAAGAAGTTGTAGGTATGACCGTTAATGTCTCCAATCAAGTCAATACTACAGCGATTGAAGTTGCTCAAGGTTCAAGTGATTTGAGTCGTCGAGTTCAGCAACAGGCCGCTGCTTTAGAAGAGACCTCTGCCACAATGGAGGAAATCAACTCTCAAGTACAAAGCAGTAGTGCTAATGCGCAAGAAGCGCATAAACTCTCCAGTGATGTTCAGAGCAAGGCTGAAAGTGGTGTAACTGTGATGCAAAGAACGATTGAAGCCATGAACGCAATAGATGAATCAAGCAATAAAATCTCCGAGATTGTGACTTTAATCGACAGTATCGCTTTTCAGACTAATTTGTTGGCATTGAACGCGGCGGTTGAAGCGGCGAGGGCTGGAGAGCACGGTAGAGGTTTTGCCGTGGTCGCTGGTGAAGTACGAAGCCTGGCGCAAAAATCGGCCGATGCCGCTAAAGACATCAAGGTGTTGATTGAAGAAACTGTGCAGCGAGTTTCTCAAGGTTCTTCATTGGCTAGCCAATCCGGTGATATGCTGGATGAAATTAACCAGGCAATCTTGTCTGTCACAAATATGGTTTCTCAGATTGCCGCAGCTTCAAAAGAACAGGCAGAAGGGGTTGATCAGGTAAACAAAGCGATTACGCAAATTGATGATGTGACCCAACAAAATGCCGCTTTGGTAGAGCAGACCAACGCTTCTGCAGAAGACTTGAAAAATCAGGCCGAGATTTTGCAAGAAGAAATGTCTTATTTCAA
Above is a window of Thiomicrorhabdus sediminis DNA encoding:
- a CDS encoding TatD family hydrolase, with amino-acid sequence MIIDSHCHLNILPEDKVGSVEEVLANAKELGVEKVLCVAINPEQWHEVIALAEKHPQVYASIGVHPCEDKEVVVTDEQLIEAASHPKVLAIGEVGLDYFHFENEPDMSWQHERFKQHIRIAKQLDKPLIIHTRNSTPDCLSILEQEGADEVGGIMHCFVEDMATAERAMAINFYISFSGIVTFKNAKELKEVAAQMPLDRILVETDSPYLAPVPYRGKTNQPGYTHYVVQEIADLKALPFESVAQATTDNFNRLFKQAS
- a CDS encoding ABC transporter ATP-binding protein, translated to MPKQKVKVTALSEHSYTWQRIFNLVKRHKPALIKAHIIALLAMLATVPLPLLLPILVDEVLLNQPGFIVNTLNNWVSPSWHGPVYYIVAITIVTVVLRFAGLLFGVWQMQQFTVIAKEVTFQIRRDLLAKVQHVAMAQYETMGSGSVSATMVNDVNTIDTFLGTTVSKLLIALFSLVGVTAVLLWLNWQLALFILFMNPLVIYFTMRMGRKVKTLKKDENSALDIFQQSLTETLDALQQVRAANQDRSFFDRIRGNALDIKKTSEAFTWKSDAASRFSFMIFLVGFDIFRGASMLMVVFSDLSIGQMMAVFGYLWFMMGPVQEVLAIQYGYSAASGALQRINEVLDLQQEPRYQEKHNPFIGADPVSVSVKDLCFKYPGKNDTVLQNLNFTIAPGEKLALVGASGGGKTTLVQLLLGFYEASSGQVLYDNVPIEQIGQSVVREHVATVLQHPALFNQTIRFNLTLGQEIDDDKLWQALELAQLADKIKELDKQLDAVVGRSGIKLSGGQRQRLAIARMILQDPKVVIMDEATSALDMETERQLYQDLAPFLENRTTLIVAHRLSSIRQADRIMVFEDGHIIESGSHDELIQQEGTYHKLYR
- the folD gene encoding bifunctional methylenetetrahydrofolate dehydrogenase/methenyltetrahydrofolate cyclohydrolase FolD produces the protein MTAKILDGKAIAEELRNSIKDEVERQVAQGNKRPGLAVIMVGEDPASQVYVRNKKLACEKAGFKDVSEVLPASTSQEEVLALIDKLNADDDVHGIIVQLPVPDHINPEEIIERIHPCKDVDGFHPYNVGRLATRMPQLMPCTPHGVMTMLAKTGIPLRGLNAVVVGASNIVGVPMMLELLNERATVTICHSATKDLAEQVGRADLVVVGVGIPNMVKGDWIKDGAIVIDVGINRMDDGKLCGDVEYDVAKEKASWITPVPGGVGPMTIATLLENTMKVAYQLDCKLK
- a CDS encoding Hpt domain-containing protein, whose product is MIDFEKFEAQFGMNKDDFLMFLDEFEQRLTDDLPELESLLAQLDFPKVSAAAHKLKTPAATLGLTNLNSLFLAMETNAKSEPDIDFLKENMKKIEEESALFRKELNDFKS
- a CDS encoding HD domain-containing phosphohydrolase, with the translated sequence MNDTEFKNAVILAVDDEPINLKLLERILSNNGYTSILTETDPRNVSAIYQTNRPDLILLDLNMPHCDGYQVMAQLKALNDPLLPPIVILTAQNTEQFLVKALEAGARDFVTKPFKVDELLVRVKNLIEIQLAHKSLYMQKVDLEKMVLQRTRQLHEERLQIIQRVGWAAEFNEKENGNHILRISNISALLAKNLGFDDYQCELILNASSMHDIGKINIPDSILSKPGKLDAQEWEVMKQHTLLGAQILDGNDSDLMTMAKEIALTHHEKWDGSGYPNGLAGDEIPMVGRIVAVADVFDSLTSSRPYMQKWTVEAAIELIKDLSGKHFDPKVVSVFESELEEIIKIKNQFA
- a CDS encoding methyl-accepting chemotaxis protein, which gives rise to MSSAKEYILPDDLVILSTSDLQGNIIDYNAGFREASGYTDKEIAGKPHNILRHEDMPKEAFQDFWNTIQAGMPWRGLVKNKRKNGDYYWVMANATPIIENKKITGYLSVRYPATDAEKQFATKLYANIKAGKASFPWTQKESKIKKIAAPLTGAVVAGLAAFGLFMNTPMDSAATGFFVLSILTMLFTLVTLSKTNSINENLLKGIENIANGKLQQIVEDKSELGFMLNMIRTRVAEAEAKNYDAAKESAILTTAMSSASTNLMVADADFNITSINQSLAEMFKRNEQRIQQALPDFDANAVVGSNMDVFHKDPAHQRKMVAALREPWNGDLFVSDLILELTVVPIVHNNKNDGYVVEWLDKTDEINNIKDITRVLHHIEEGDFNYRVDVQPGDLEELGNAINSTMTTLGGVMTAMSDVMSAQASGDLTQELPKGVFKGQVHNLKNAMNFSSNKMKEVVGMTVNVSNQVNTTAIEVAQGSSDLSRRVQQQAAALEETSATMEEINSQVQSSSANAQEAHKLSSDVQSKAESGVTVMQRTIEAMNAIDESSNKISEIVTLIDSIAFQTNLLALNAAVEAARAGEHGRGFAVVAGEVRSLAQKSADAAKDIKVLIEETVQRVSQGSSLASQSGDMLDEINQAILSVTNMVSQIAAASKEQAEGVDQVNKAITQIDDVTQQNAALVEQTNASAEDLKNQAEILQEEMSYFKLGETKTLDEKKYSLKKK